The genomic DNA ttgtcaattgttgcatatatggtggaaagtgactcttatagggtgcaaagtgactctaatatggtgagaagtgactaacatggttaattagaaccaaaatgtggaccaaaattgacttgtatgaatatggcactaagaggtggtaaaaggatttctaattgcatgtacatgatgttaacatgttaattgtaccaatatatgatggaagtgactcttataaggtgtaaagtgactgtaatatggtgagaagtcacttacatgattgattagagacaaaatgtgccccaaaattaacttgtaggaaaggggtaccaagaggtggttaaaggatgtctaattgcatttacgtgatgttaatatgttaattatatcaatatttggtggcaagtgactcttaaaaggtgcaaagtgactctaatatggtgaaaagtgactaacatggttaattagaaccaaaatgtggactaaaattgacttgtatgaatatggcactaagaggtggtaaaaggatttttaattgcatgtacatgatgttaacatgttaattgtacaaatatatgatggcaagtgacacttataaggtgcaaagtgactctaatatggtgagaagtcacttgtacgaaaggggtaccaagaggtggttaaaggatgtctaattgaatgtacatgatgttaacatgttaattatatcaatatttggtggcaagtgactcttatagggtgcaaagtgactctaatatggtgaaaagtgactaaaatggttcattagaaccaaaatgtcgaccaaaattgacttgtatgaatatggcactaagaggtggtaataggatttctaattgcatgtacatgatgttaacatgttaattgtaccactatatgatggtaagtgactcttataaggtgcaaagtgactctaatatggtgagaagtcacttacatgattgattagagccaaaatgtggcccaaaattgacttgtaggaaaggggtaccaagaggtggttaaaggatgtctaattgcatttacgtgatgttaacatgttaattatatcaatatatggggcaagtgactcttatagggtgtaaaggtactctaatatggtgaacagtgacttacatggttgattagagccaaaatgtggaacaaaattaacttgtatgaaagtggcattaataggtggtaaaaggatgtcaaattggatgtatatgaatgttaacatgtcaattgttggatatatggtggaaagtgactcttagagggtgcaaagtgactctaatatggtgagaagtgactaacatggttaattagaaccaaaatgtggaccaaaattgacttgtatgaatatggcactaagaggtggtaaaaggatttctaattgcatgtacatgatgttaacatgttaattgtaccaatatatgatggaagtgactcttataaggtgcaaagtgactctaatatggtgagaagtcacttacatgattgattagagacaaaatgtggcccaaaattaacttgtaggaaaggggtaccaagaggtggttaaagcatgtctaattgcatttacgtgatgttaacatgttaattgtatcaatatatggggcaaataactcttatagggtgtaaacgtactctaatatggtgaagagtgactaatatggttgattagaaccaaaatgtggaacaaaattaacttgtatgaaagtggcattaataggtggtaaaaggatgtcaaattggatgtatatgatgttaacatgtcaattgttgcatatatggtggaaagtgagtcttatagggtgcaaagtgactctaatatggtgagaagtgaccaacatggttaattagaaccaaaatgtggaccaaaatttacttgtatgaatatggcactaagaggtggtaaaaggatttctaattgcatgtacatgatgttaacaagttaattgtaccaatttatgatggcaagtgactcttataaggtgcaaagtgactctaatatggtgagaagtcacttacataattgattatagccaaaatgtggcccaaaattgacttgtacgaaaggggtaccaagaggtggttaaagtatgtctaattgcatgtacatgatgttaacatgttaattatatcaatatttggtggcaagtgactcttatagggtgcaatgtgactctaatatggtgaaaagtgactaacatggttaattagaaccagaatgtggaccaaaattgacttgtatgaatatggcactaagaggtggtaaaaggatttctaattgcatgtacatgatgttaacatgttaattgtaccaatatatgatggcaagtgactcttataaggtgcaaagtgatctaatatggtgagaagtcacttacatgattgattagagccaaaatgtggcccaaaattgacttgtaggaaaggggtaccaagaggtggttaaaggatgtctaattgcattaacatgatgttaacatgttaattgtatcaatatatggggcaagtgactcttatagggtgtaaaggtactctaatatggtgaacagtgacttacatggttgattagagccaaaatgtggaacaaaataaacttgtatgaaagtggcattaataggtggtaaagggatgtcaaattggatgtatatgatgttaacatgtcaattgttgcatatatggtggaaagtgactcttatagggtgcaaagtgactctaatatggtgagaagtgactaacatggttaattagaaccaaaatgtggactaaaattgacttgtatgaatatggcactaagaggtggtaaaaggatttttaattgcatgtacatgatgttaacatgttaattgtacaaatatatgatggcaagtgacacttataaggtgcaaagtgactctaatatggtgagaagtcacttgtacgaaaggggtaccaagaggtgtttaaaggatgtctaattgaatgtacatgatgttaacatgttaattatatcaatatttggtggcaagtgactcttatagggtgcaaagtgactctaatatggtgaaaagtgactaacatggttaattagaaccaaaatgtggaccaaaattgacttgtatgaatgtggcactaagaggtggtaaaaggatttctaattgcatgtacatgatgttaacatgttaattgtaccaataaatgatggcaagtgactcttataaggtgcaaagtgactctcatatggtgagaagtcacttaaatgatttattagagccaaaatgtggcccaaaattgacttgtagaaaaggggtaccaagaggtggttaaaggatgtctaattgcatttacgtgatgttaacatgttaattgtatcaatatatggggcaagtgactcttatagggtttaaaggtactctaatatggtgaacaatgacttacatggttgattagagccaaaatgtggaacaaaattaacttgtatgaaagtggcattaataggtggtaaaaggatgtcaaattggatgtatataatcttaacttgtcaattgttgcatatatggtggaaagtgactcttatagggtgcaaagtgactctaatatggtgagaagtgactaacatggttaattagaaccaaaatgtggaccaaaattgacttgtatgaatatggcactaagaggtggtaaaaggatttctaattgcatgtacatgatgttgacatgttaattgtaccaatatatgatggaagtgactcttataaggtgcaaagtgactgtaatatggtgagaagtcacttacatgattgattagagacaaaatgtgccccaaaattaacttgtaggaaaggggtaccaagaggtggttaaaggatgtctaattgcatttacgtgatgttaacatgttaattatatcaatatttggtggcaagtgactcttatagggtgcaaagtgactctaatatggtgaaaagtgactaacatggttcattagaaccaaaatgtcgaccaaaattgacttgtatgaatatggcactaagaggtggtaagaggatttctaattgcatgtacatgatgttaacatgttaattgtaccaatatatgatggcaagtgactcttataaggtgcaaagtgactctaatatggtgagaagtcacttacatgattgattagagccaaaatgtggcccaaaattgacttgtaggaaaggggtaccaagaggtggttaaaggatgtctaattgcatttacatgatgttaacatgttaattatatcaatatatggggcaagtgactcttatagggtgtaaaggtactctaatatggtgaacagtgacttacatggttgattagagccaaaatgtggaacaaaattaacttgtatgaaagtggcattaataggtggtaaaaggatgtcaaattggatgtatatgaatgttaacatgtcaattgttggatatatggtggaaagtgactcttatagggtgcaaagtgactctaatatggtgagaagtgactaacatggttaattagaaccaaaatgtggaccaaaattgacttgtatgaatatggcactaagaggtggtaaaaggatttctaattgcatgtacatgatgttaacatgttaattgtaccaatctatgatggaagtgactcttataaggtgcaaagtgactctaatatggtgagaagtcacttacatgattgattagagacaaaatgtggcccaaaattaacttgtaggaaaggtgtaccaagaggtggttaaaggatgtctaattgcatttacgtgatgttaacatgttaattgtatcaatatatgggggcaagtgactcttatagggtaacggtactctaatatggtgaagagtgacttacatggttgattagagccaaaatgtggaacaaaattaacttgtatgaaagtggcattaataggtggtaaaaggatgtcaaattggatgtatatgaatgttaacatgtcaattgttggatatatggtggaaagtgactcttagagggtgcaaagtgactctaatacggtgagaagtgactaacatggttaattagaaccaaaatgtggaccaaaattgacttgtatgaatgtggcactaagaggtggtaaaaggatttctaattgcatgtacatgatgttaacatgttaattgtaccaatctatgatggaagtgactcttataaggtgcaaagtgactctaatatggtgagaagtcacttacatgattgattagagacaaaatgtggcccaaaattaacttgtaggaaaggggtaccaagaggtgtttaaaggatgtctaattgcatttacgtgatgttaacatgttaattgtatcaatatatggggcaagtgactcttatagggtgtaacggtactctaatatggtgaagagtgacttacatggttgattagagccaaaatgtggaacaaaattaacttgtatgaaagtggcattaataggtggtaaaaggatgtcaaattggatgtatatgatgttaacatgtcaattgtttcatatatggtggaaagtgactcttatagggtgcaaagtgactctaatatggtgagcagtgactaacatggttaattagaaccaaaatatggaccaaaattgacttgtatgaatatggcactaagaggtggtaaaaggatttctaattgcatgtacattattttaacatgttaattgtaccaatatataatggcaagtgactcttataaggtgcaaagtgactctaatatggtgagaagtcacttacatgattgattagagccaaaatgtggcccaaaattgacttgtaggaaagggtaccaagaggtggttaaaggatgtctaattgcatttacgtgatgttaatatgttaattgtatcaatatatggggcaagtgactcttatagggtgtaaaggtacactaatatggtgaacaatgacttacatggttgattagagccaaaatgtggaacaaaattaacttgtataaagtggcattaataggtggtaaaaggatgtcaaattagatgtatataatgttaacatgtcaattgttgcatatatggtggaaagtgactcttatagggtgcaaagtgactctaatatagtgagaagtgactaacatggttaattagaaccaaaatgtggactaaaattgacttgtatgaatatggcactaagaggtggtaaaagggtttttaattgcatgtacatgatgttaacatgttaattgtacaaatatatgatggcaagtgacatttataaggtgcaaagtgactctaatatggtgagaagtcacttgtacgaatggggtaccaagaggtggttaaaggatgtctaattgaatgtacatgatgttaacatgttaattatatcaatatttggtggcaagtgactcttatagggtgcaaagtgactgtaatatggtgaaaagtgactaacatggttaattagaaccaaaatgtggaccaaaattgacttgtatgaatatggcactaagaggtggtaaaaggatttctaattgcatgtacatgatgttaacatgttaattgtaccaatatatgatggcaagtgactcttataaggtgcaaagtgatctaatatggtgataagtcacttacatgattgattagagccaaaatctggctcaaaattgacttgtaggaaaggtgtaccaagaggtggttaaaggatgtctaattgcatttacgtgatgttaacatgttaattgtatcaatatatggggcaagtgactcttatagggtgtaaaggtactctaatatggtgaacagtgacttacatggttgattagagccaaaatgtggaacaaaattaacttttatgaaagtggcattaataggtggtaaagggatgtcaaattggatgtatatcatgttaacatgtcaattgttgcatatatggtggaaagtgactcttatagggtgcaaagtgactctaatatggtgagaagtgactaacatggttaattagaaccaaaatgtggactaaaattgacttgtatgaatatggcactaagaggtggtaaaaggatttttaattgcatgtacatgatgttaacatgttaattgtacaaatatatgatggcaagtgacacttataaggtgcaaagtgactctaatatggtgagaagtcacttgtacgaaaggggtaccaagaggtggttaaaggatgtctaattgaatgtacatgatgttaacatgttaattatatcaatatttggtggcaagtgactcttatagggtgcaaagtgactctaatatggtgaaaagtgactaacatggttaattagaaccaaaatatggaccaaaatttacttgtatgaatatggcactaagaggtggtaaaaggatttctaattgcatgtacatgatgttaacatgttaattgtaccaatatatgatggcaagtgactcttataaggtgcaaagtgactctaatatggtgagaagtcacttaaatgatttattagagccaaaatgtggcccaaaattgacttgtaggaaaggggtaccaagaggtggttaaaggatgtctaattgcatttacgtgatgttaacatgttaattgtatcaatatatggggcaagtgactcttatagggtgtaaaggtactctaatatggtgaacagtgacttatatggttgattagagccaaaatgtggaacaaaattaacttgtatgaaagtggcattaataggtggtaaagggatgtcaaataggatgtatatgatgttaacatgtcaattgttgcatatatggtggaaagtgaatcttttgtttttgctaattaaataattttgtaaCCCAAAAAAAAGAATACAATTAAGAGGGGCATACCCCAATAGTCAAGAAGAAGTCCCGTGGCTGGCAACTAAAAACCTATCTGAGAAGCCACTATATCCCAAGGTCAGGAACTAATAAAGCATTACATTAGTAAAACATTAAAACCAAAGAAGGGTTTAAACCAACCCATTTTTGGAACGTAGCCGAAGAGAACAATTTCTCTTTTACAATGCGTCTAATAGTACTAATAATAGTCAAAGTAGGATTAGAAGCTCCAGGGTTATGGAGTCTAAAATTTCTTTCTTTCCATGTGTAGTACACGGCAGTAGAGAAAAACAAGCCCGCAATTTTTAACTCCTTCTTCTTCAATTGGCTAGTAACAAAGTGCCCCTGGATGCAGTCATTCCAATCTTCCGAGAAATGGAAGTGGAGAGCTTTACGCACAAGATCAAAATATGGACAGTTTGAGAAAATGTGATGGATGGATTCACAATCATTGTAGCAAAGAATACAAACCGGATCAACCTGCATGCCAAATGAAACCATACGATCCTTTGATAGAAGTCTATTAAGAATAGCAAGCCATGTGATAAAAGAGCATTTTGGAACCGAGAAGCTATTCCAAACAAAATCCGACCAGGGCACTAAAGCATTCGAAGCACGGACAGAGTCCCAAATATTGGTTATCTTAATATTCCGAGTGAGAAGACCATCCCAAGATATAACATCCGATCTACAAATCCTAACCGAATTTGCAATGTTTCTGACCTCAATAATGTCCACATGATTAGAAGAGGGAAGATCCCAAATCCCATTACGAAGATAGACATTAATAGGCACCATCGAGGTAGATTCTGCTGTGGATATAATAGAATCAGATATTTTGATAAGAGATTTACCATTCGCCCAAGGATCATGCCAGAAAGAAAACACCGAATTTggccaaagtgactctaaaatggtgagaagtgactaacatggttaattagaaccaaaatgtggaccaaaattgacttgtatgaatatggcactaagaggtggtaaaagggtttttaattgcatgtacatgatgttaacatgttaattgtacaaatatatgatggcaagtgacacttataaggtgcaaagtgactctaatatggtgagaagtcacttgtacgaatggggtaccaagaggtggttaaaggatgtctaattgaatgtacatgatgttaacatgttaattatatcaatatttggtggcaagtgactcttatagggtgcaaagtgactgtaatatggtgaaaagtgactaacatggttaattagaaccaaaatgtggaccaaaattgacttgtatgaatatggcactaagaggtggtaaaaggatttctaattgcatgtacatgatgttaacatgttaattgtaccaatatatgatggcaagtgactcttataaggtgcaaagtgatctaatatggtgagaagtcacttacatgattgattagagccaaaatgtggcccaaaattgacttgtaggaaaggggtaccaagaggtggttaaagaatgtctaattgcatttacgtgatgttaacatgttaattgtatcaatatatggggcaagtgactcttatagggtgtaaaggtactctaatatggtgaacagtgacttacatggttgattagagccaaaatgtggaacaaaattaacttgtatgaaagtggcattaataggtggtaaagggatgtcaaattggatgtatatgatgttaacatgtcaattgttgcatatatggtggaaagtgactcttatagggtgcaaagtgactctaatatggtgagaagtgactaacatggttaattagaaccaaaatgtggactaaaattgacttgtatgaatatggcactaagaggtggtaaaagggtttttaattgcatgtacatgatgttaacatgttaattgtacaaatatatgatggcaagtgacacttataaggtgcaaagtgactctaatatggtgagaagtcacttggacgaatggggtaccaagaggtggttaaaggatgtctaattgaatgtacatgatgttaacatgttaattatatcaatatttggtggcaagtgacgcttatagggtgcaaactgactgtaatatggtgaaaagtgactaacatggttaattagaaccaaaatgtggaccaaaattgacttgtatgaatatggcactaagaggtggtaaaaggatttctaattgcatgtacatgatcttaacatgttaattgtaccaatatatgatggcaagtgactcttataaggtgcaaagtgatctaatatggtgagaagtcacttacatgattgattagagccaaaatgtggcccaaaattgacttgtaggaaaggggtaccaagaggtggttaaaggatgtctaattgcatttacgtgatgttaacatgttaattgtatcaatatatggggcaagtgactcttatagggtgtaaaggtactctaatatggtgaacagtgacttacatggttgattagagccaaaatgtggaacaaaattaacttgtatgaaagtggcattaataggtggtaaagggatgtcaaattgcatgtatatgatgttaacatgtcaattgttgcatatatggtggaaagtgactcttatagggtgcaaagtgactctaatatggtgagaagtgactaacatggttaattagaaccaaaatgtggactaaaattgacttgtatgaatatggcactaagaggtggtaaaagggtttttaattacatgtacatgatgttaacatgttaattgtacaaatatatgatggcaagtgacacttataaggtgcaaagtgactctaatatggtgagaagtcacctgtacgaatggggtaccaagaggtggtta from Apium graveolens cultivar Ventura unplaced genomic scaffold, ASM990537v1 ctg3544, whole genome shotgun sequence includes the following:
- the LOC141701195 gene encoding uncharacterized protein LOC141701195, producing MVPINVYLRNGIWDLPSSNHVDIIEVRNIANSVRICRSDVISWDGLLTRNIKITNIWDSVRASNALVPWSDFVWNSFSVPKCSFITWLAILNRLLSKDRMVSFGMQVDPVCILCYNDCESIHHIFSNCPYFDLVRKALHFHFSEDWNDCIQGHFVTSQLKKKELKIAGLFFSTAVYYTWKERNFRLHNPGASNPTLTIISTIRRIVKEKLFSSATFQKWVGLNPSLVLMFY